The nucleotide window CATGTTGTTCATATTGTTATTTATGGCATGATGTTGTTGACTTGAACACACACAAGACTTTGGTTGAACATGGAACTGTTCTCCGCAGcttcacaaaataattttagaattgGAGCCTTCAACTATTTGCATTAATCCCTTCAATTATGTCATCATCAATTAGTTTGACAAAACACTTGTTTATTAAAAAGTCACAGTGatagataaagaaaaaaaagttatctTTTGGTACAAATAGAAGTAAATAGAGACTAGAGagagtattatatattatttactaaCTAATTAATCATTCTAACAATGTACCACCCACAAGAAAAAGATAATTCCAAATAAAATGATCGGAGAAAAGAGTGctattttctaactaatttcaaacaaaaatgGCCGTCCCATTTTTGTAATGTACATAATTGTTTGTTTATATATGGTAACATTATTTGACTATTTCCTTTGCTGGCTCATTTTGATAAGCACAAAGCCAATATTTTTCCTCcctaatttttcttaattacaaaaaaaaacctTGTAACCCTTACAAATGAAGTctcagtttcttttttttttttttttttgctttttcttgcttcaagaatcaatttgataatttttcagatcctcaataacagttctctttttccctcaTTCTTTCNNNNGATCTGTCTTACATAGTCTTTTAACTTTTATGTGAAGATTCCacatagaagaaagaaaagaagtaatcccatgaaaagaaatcaaatcaaagAGTTGTAGGgtgaagaggaatgattggATGGTGTTGTTGAAGCTGCAAGCTTTGGAGTGAACCTGATTTTCTCCTTTTCCAAAGACTATCTTTATCTTCTCCcaccttctccttctccttctttatCTGCACTGGCAATGGAGGATCCATCTCATCAATGCTTACTAtagaatacgaagatgatgaaCAACcaagattcttcttcttctcacttTCACTATTAACCCCATGGCCACTACTCTTTCCAACTACCCTTTGATGATGCTTAATAACAGTAGGAGtagttgttcttgttcttgtggGAGTATTGAGAAAGTGTTTGGGAGTGATGAAGATGCTCTTGAGTTTTGTGTATTTGATGAAAACTGGTGAaggtgaagaagatgaagatgaagtgGTTGTGGTGGTGATGAGTCTGTGTGAGATTGATGAAGAAGTTGGGAAGCCTGCAATCTTGTTGTTTCTCTTCACTTGACCCATGCAACCAATTCTTGGTGACAAAGGCtcgtttgaagaagaagaagaagaagatgatgatgatggagggTTGTTCTTCCATCTTGGGAGAGACACGTCTTTGATGGAAGGTCTTGAACATAGCATTGGAAGGAATGTGTTCCTTTCTTGATCATGGGGGTTCATGTTCATCTTCTTGTGGTGGTGGTAACGGTGGTTTTCACCACCACCCATGGTGGGTAGATAAGAAAAGGGAAGAAAGAGTGAAGATATCAAAGTGAGAGAGTAGAGAAGCTTTGTCAAACTTTGTAatcttcctttctctttttatcaatattaataCACACAACCTTTGCTCAAATTccttttatataatagaaaaaaaagtgaaaactcATGTAAATTGATATATGAGAAGagctgttagatgaaaatttagttaaattagtcaaattatctaacggctctcaagtatcaacttcacgtaaagtcgactgcacttgagttttcacaaaaaatatattaggtgaacaaattattttagtaactaaattaattttttttctttttcttttttcaactaAAACTTTGTTATTAATtcttaaatatagaaaaatttaattatcaaaatgaCTTAATCATGTAGATCtcaaaaattatagaaaattaacatttttagctatcaattttttctttgtaatttcatggaaaaaaaaacatgaaaaggcagatataaagaagaaaatataaatgtaagaaataaaaataaaatttataaaaatgtttactaaaagtaaatttttataattgaacTCATATAATATATACCAGTATTGTTGTTATTTTGTTATACTTAAACTTACAACTTATTTCTTAGctaatcatattttattttcctcAGATTTTATGAAAGAAGTAAGAGTGTTTCacttttttttgttcatttttcaaaatttaaaattaaaataatgacaTATATTACCATCTTTAGTTATATACATTGGTGTGTAGTGTGGACTTTTACCTGGTCTCCCTTTTAAGAGTAAAGAAAGGAGAAATTATTATAAAGAAGAAgacaaaataaatagaatagaagAGATGATTGCAAGGAAGGAGTCTCATTGAAGATTGGGAACAGGCATCAAATGTTCAGGACCAGGACACCCCAAGGACCACATTACACTAAATATACTaagcttttattatttttagtatttttattgaatttaatgtactgttaatataaaatatttttatacgtgtatttaattatataacgttatttcaataaaaataaggaTAAAATACATAACTAAACTAAAagcattttaaaattatatgaattctccaaaataaaaatagttaagtCAAAGTCTCGTGcacatatttatataaatcaaataattgacCTAATTCGATTTATAAAAGAATTGAGTAAatattagtaaattaaattgACCTAATTCGATTTATTACTGAACAACTTATATATAGTAAATCGAATAAGCTTAATTCGATTTAGTATTGGTACAAATTATTGATATTTACTACTTTAaattattaactttaaaaacataaatattaataaaaaatagtcctATTtagattgaaataaaatatcaaaaaaatcaaaacgaataagaataaatatccaattttatattttagttcaAATTGCAAAAAATctacatttttataaatttatgaattgaAAACAGACAATAAACGATTgttaaaaattcattaaaaatcatcaTTTGACTTATTAGCATATCTAAAGAaacattatcaaaattttttatgttaaaaaggTTAATATAAAGTATAGCCCTTTAAAGTGACATAAGacttaaaacttaaattttctcagaataaaaaataacaaatagttatatattataatacaactaactacatatatttatacaatatatattttgaataataacttatttaaaattttaattattgaaatatatattaaaatgaccaattatatttataagaaaatgaattcactgattttatttaaactgtattaattaattctataaactctaataacttttttataataagtgaaataaaaaatgagGAGTTGTATTTATCTAAACATTATTCATTGATAATGGTAGTAAAGTACACACACTACTATAGTGGTAAAATCATAGGCTGACCAACCCTTTGTCCCTCTCCTTATCAATGTCTCCACTTCAAGGTAGTAATTACTTATTATTACTTAATGGTGTTTTGTTATTGACGTAAAAAATATTCAAACTAATATGATAatgcatatattattatttttcttactaaGTAATCTCAAATACTTTTTTCTATCATTATCAACAATTTATCATAGAAATTTCCTTGCAATGGACCGAGGATAATAGCAGCTTGTGTTTATCCTAGGACTCAATATTACAATAATTATCAAGTTggaaaatttcaacaaaattttGAGATAATTCGTACTGcaacaaaatttttgaattttttttccccAACCAATTATTGAATTTTGTTTGCATGATGAGTCaaagacaataatattattagtgCTAAAACTTATTATGAGGAGAACCACGTTCACCAATAAGCTAATAATCCAGGGAAgacattattataattattattataatgtaCATTACATCGAGTGAATTGCCCTAAACTATAACGAAAGATATGGATTGGACAATGTGTttgtctttatatatatatgtcccTTTATTTGTTTATCATTATTACTaacctatatttatatttactctatttgaaaaagaagaaaaaaataaaacaggttaatttatttatttatttttactaattttatatgtattaaataaaaaatagatctaTATGTATCGACaataagagaatataaaaaACTTTACCATCTTTGatgtgtgaaaaaaaaaaaaaagagttaacaATTAACATGGTTTGATGCAAGCAACCAAAATCTTGTCACAATTGATTTTGACTTGAAATAGCGGAGTCAAAGTGTAGTAATCCAGTGAGCGTGTTTTGTGGAGTGGGTCCAGAATGTCAccattctcttctttcttcgcCACGCAATATAACTCACACTCACTCTAAAATTGAATTGTTCAGTCATTTTTTTAtccatatttttttagttaggtAGACTAAACACTAGTTTgttatgaattaaatttatcattaataaataaattattatatataaaaaataatatttgaatttttaatatttatttaaataaataaatgaattgactaaactaactaaaattatCCAATTTGAATCGTTTAATTGGTTACCTCATTTTTATTtgcttaaataaaaataaaaatttaaaatttaaaattttgtattatgaatatagtaatttattagataataataaatcttttaaatagAATTCAACTGTAACGGATTAGTTTTTGATTgattagattaaaaaatacaataaaaaaataatatgattttttttaaatactagcTCTTCTTAAATTTCAAGTATGATAGTAGTCTAGTGaattttatatgtaaaatattatCATTTGCTTAAGTATGTTCATTATCGACATAAATTTGGACAGCTATACATAGTTTTACACTAATTAATAATCAAGTCATGTGggcttaattttcaaatctattattttttcaagtCCTAAGTTAGATAAGTCTTATTTATACACACAAATACCATATGATAATGTTCAGACATAATCACTATTTTTTTAAGGCTGCCTTTAATGACTcttgattttaaattaaaagaatataaaatatacacgttacaaggaggaaaaagaaaaaaaaaggaaaaaggagaATACAAAACGTAAAACTAATCACATGGAAAGAAAATTATATTGATTGAAAACCTTGGTTGATGCATTTTATTTGCGGCCGACACGCCATCAATATCTGCATGTGTAAGGCACGTGATCACAACCTTTTGGTATCTCATGGGATCTTTATTCTTTAGTTTGTattaaaaatggaaaaaaaaaagaaaaaaacttaaTCCAAACAAAATTATTTAGGAACTTATTACATTCTTTCCCCTCAACTTTAGCTTTAATATCTTAGATGAGTTAATCTTCAAGTGTATGTTAGTATGTACTTAACATAACACACCAAACTAATATTTCACTAAAGTTTTGTGTGTGTGAATTTTATAATAACTATAATTATGATAAATATAGTGGTTATGAAATTATTTTGACAATACTTAAAAGATATAGCTAAAATTAAGAtgatattttttactatttactTTTTATCAATAGTATTTTACAATTTGCTTATATATAAAGAATCACAAATTTGCTGAGCAAAAGAATCTGCGTTGTGTTATAATGGTtgtataacttagaagagaagCAAGAAAATTTGTTGTTGAAGGAGTAGAGACAGAGAGATTCAAAACTTAGGATccgtttcaaaaattttaaaagatatttttaaaataaaaaaatttaaatacaaaataacttatttataaactatttttaatataaatatttattgtttaagttattttttcaaaaagaatttaattaaactgTTTATCCAAACTAGACCACAGTAGATTgcgtttaaaataaaaaaggtcaatttaaaaaaaataaaaaaataaaaaatactataaggAACACTGCCCAAGAGAAACAACatgaaaattagaaaatataattaattactattaatGATAAAATGCTACAGCAAAGTAAAACAGGCATGTATTAGGCTAGTGAAAAGTGAACCTACTTGTGAACATACTAAACATAGCTATTGACAAAGACTGTCTTCAAAGAATAGGACATGCATTGTTGTCTTAAATTATTTCAGGTGCAACTTTAtagtataaattaattatttaaggcTTTAGCTAATGAAAATCTTAAGGTTACTTATTAGTGTGATTTTAGTAAATCTATAATACGGTGATTACAttagttatgatattttaaaaagtgcttttaaaattaaaataaagtatttttattatttaataattttttttaaaaagtgttattaaaaaaatattaaaatataaaaaaataattaattttaacattttcatAGTCATTAAAGTCActataaatatagatatattaaaattcttttaaaagtagtaaatttttataaaagtagttAAACAAAATCATTATTTGAAAGAGTTCAGTTAATTGCTCATTTTCCAAAAATGTCTCTATGACAGAGTTTAAGCATGGAGAAGAACCTTGCTTTAGATAGGTCAGACAAGTCTGAAGTTTAGTTGACCAGAACATGATCTTGAGATTATGAAAACTcaaccaaagaaaaatatatttattggaAAATCTTAAACGATTATGAATAAACTATTAGTTAATCTTTCAGGTGTGATTTGCAAAGAGGATAATGAGTGATGAGGTTCCATAACTTGTATATGATAAAATACTTTGCATTATTAagggaataattttttttatataaggaTATAAGAGAAAGAGACAAGGCATTGGTGCTATCCAGCTTTGTAAAAAAGAAGCATAACCTGTTGTGTTGATATTGTAGGCAAGATTTAatgcctctgaatcaaattctCGATCAAGTCTCTTAAAACATGGAAAAGAAACAATTCATGTAAAGTTAGAAACGTATATGCATTATTTTCCTTCACTCTTGAATTATTtcattttctcccttttttgaTGCATGATATTTGATGAGTAAATAATTGTTTATAATCATGAAATATTCGAGTGTCGATAAAATTGACTActgaaaaattaaactaatgtTATACTcgtaaaaaatgataataaaggtaatttaaaaatttatgtgattttttaacagagtcaacaaaaatttaataattaaatatttttattttgtagttaATTTTATCAAcactcaaatattttatatttagaaataattatttacttatATTTGATATTGGTTGGAGAGTGAATAATATCTAGTCGGTGCTATAAAAGCTGGCACTGTTTTGGGGAGGGTTGTCTAATCTGGGTTACCAGCTCCCAGGGCCCAATTTCCATGTTTCATAGATCTTCACACTGTTCATTATGTGCAAATACAATGTTTCCAACATGGCTGAGACCCAACTTGGCCCCCTCTGTTACATAACTTTTCTTGATCCagcatattaatataatattgcAATCTTGTAGACCATTATGGATAAGTAATGATTAATGAATattgttatttaaatataacttCATAATCTCTTATTATCAAACACATATCTGGCCACTGTGAGAAGAACAGCCACTATCAATAACAATTCAGGTGAGACATAAAGAGCTATTATATTATGATGAAGAGGAGAATATTATTCACTGCATACAGGGATAGCAGAACACACAACTGgattttcaattttcatctttactttcttttttatcAATGGCAAATTTCTAGTCATAGTTGAGAAAAGAAATTTCATGAAAGTTCTAAAACTCTATAAAGAACATGTTACAGAGGGCATAGTGATCATGGTATTCCCCATACATAAGCAAAGCAGGGGCCAAGCACCACAAAACCAAAGGTATAAAGTAAATTTACATGAAAAGATAGTCGAAAAAAATGTAGGGTATATGATAACGGGGGCAAAAAATGATCTTTTCTAGTTCCAACTAATCAGAGGATTCTACACTGGTCCCACCTTCTGGTGCAACTGTTTCATCCTGTGGCACAACAGATTCAACTGTTTTCTCCTCATCTGGTGAAACTTTTTCTGAACTATCCTCTTTTTTACTTGAATCATTAGAATCTTCTGATTTCTCGTGGGCATCTACATGTCCACCATCTGATGCTGACTCTACTGTGGTTTCATCATGGACTTGAACATTGTTTGGTGGATTAGATGATGAAGGATGAGATTTAGTGGAGACTCCTAACCCCTTGGAGAGAGAAACATACTTGAAAACAAGTTGTTTATAATTGTTCAGTAGGTCTTCAACATCACCTACTGTTAGGTCACCTACACTGGCAAACAAATATGGGTACTCCCTGAAAACTTCATTCAACTTATCCTCCTTTAAAAGCATATTTGCCCCTTTGTTCTCCAACTCTGAGAGGGATGGAACCTTTGTGATTAATGACTCATCTGCAAGGGTCATATTCTTATTTTCGTATTTTGGAAGAGATGGAGCAGTTTGTAATAAGGCATCGTTATTATCATTTGAAGCTCTTTTTTGGTGCTTGGTGGCTTCTGATCTTGACTGGTTTCCATGATTTTGATAATTTGTACCGGAATCTTGCGTACTAGCTGAAAGCCCCGACAGAAGGGTGCGGGCGAATTCCATGTTTCTCTCAAACTCACTTTCATCCATTGAAAGGGCTTTTGCATCAATGTTTGAGATGAAGGACTCAACAGAGAGCATATTTGTAAAGTAATATGCTGCTTCCCCAGTCAATCGTGATTGGCGTCTAAATCTTTGTATGTACAGTAGATTTGAGTGCAGTTGTGGAGGATTCGCCTGCAAAGTATCATTAGTAGAAGAAACTTTGTTTAACTGTAAAAGAAGATTCTAAGAGAAAATAAGGTCTTTATGCATAATTGGAGTGTTCGGCCAATCTAAGTTTGAGCAACATGTATAAAAGAAAATCCATCATTCAAGTCAACACATCGGCAAAAAGAAACGATAACACAGTATAATTCTGTAGTTTATGTCTCTCGCTGTCATATGTTTCCAGTTCCACTAGTCTTCAGTTTTGAGAAACagataaataattttgatagcaaagatttccaaaaataaagTCAATATATATCTATCTGCACCATAAGCACTTCAAAGGACTAAATTGTTTACAgcaaataacataaattaatgAAACAACACCCCAACCAAAGAACGAGTATTTATGGCCAATTGGTCACGCCATGATTAATGGACAGGTTCAAGCAACAAGGCATTTCAACATGCAAAGGAATTACACAACTTCCCAATTACAAACTTTATTTCTATTAAGGAAAGTTCAAGAAGCAAAAGACTGTATGTTAAAGCTTTTTTAAATAGAGGAATATATGTTAGAAGACAACGAGGGTGAAGTGCAAGAGAGGATATCCTCCAAAAGCAACCACAAAGCaaagaaagcaaaaacaaaacCTCCAATAGGAAACCACAAAACAAACAGATTGacaagagaaaatgaaaaaagaaccCCCACGATTGACCCAAACACCTCCTATGACCTCCCCGTTTCTCTCTTCAACAAGACAACTTGGACAAAAGGGGCAAACTAGTATATGTATGTACAAGTGAATATCCATAATTCATACCCATGGTCTTTTAGAGGGTACAGGAACTAAGAAAATTGTACTTCaagaacaaaattattttattcttgaaaATTATGTGCATATATCAATTTGTGATGAAATATTGGGATTACCTTTATGGTAACATAAAT belongs to Arachis duranensis cultivar V14167 chromosome 8, aradu.V14167.gnm2.J7QH, whole genome shotgun sequence and includes:
- the LOC107460828 gene encoding vacuolar protein sorting-associated protein 9A, whose amino-acid sequence is MEHADVFLGLHDFLERMRQPSAADFVKAIKSFIVSFSNNAPDPERDGGAVQEFFANMEAAFRAHPLWAGCSDEELESAGEGLEKYVMTKLFARVFASLPEDVKLDDQLSEKMALVQQFIKPENLDIKPAFENETSWLLAQKELQKINMYKAPRDKLVCILNCCKVIGNLLLNASLASKDSPPGADDFLPVLIYVTIKANPPQLHSNLLYIQRFRRQSRLTGEAAYYFTNMLSVESFISNIDAKALSMDESEFERNMEFARTLLSGLSASTQDSGTNYQNHGNQSRSEATKHQKRASNDNNDALLQTAPSLPKYENKNMTLADESLITKVPSLSELENKGANMLLKEDKLNEVFREYPYLFASVGDLTVGDVEDLLNNYKQLVFKYVSLSKGLGVSTKSHPSSSNPPNNVQVHDETTVESASDGGHVDAHEKSEDSNDSSKKEDSSEKVSPDEEKTVESVVPQDETVAPEGGTSVESSD
- the LOC107460771 gene encoding uncharacterized protein LOC107460771; translation: MGGGENHRYHHHKKMNMNPHDQERNTFLPMLCSRPSIKDVSLPRWKNNPPSSSSSSSSSSNEPLSPRIGCMGQVKRNNKIAGFPTSSSISHRLITTTTTSSSSSSPSPVFIKYTKLKSIFITPKHFLNTPTRTRTTTPTVIKHHQRVVGKSSGHGVNSESEKKKNLGCSSSSYSIVSIDEMDPPLPVQIKKEKEKVGEDKDSLWKRRKSGSLQSLQLQQHHPIIPLHPTTL